CCAGTCTTCAGCGGGGGTTGGAGCTGTTGAAAGGGACCATGGCGGTGGCTGCTAATGCTACATGATCTCAGCTGGACTTACACCTACAGCCGAGCTCGCTAAAGGACACGCACAGACACTGGCTTTAGCAAATGATTTGAGATGAAATATTTTGCTCCATGGATCTTGTTACCTTAACTTGGACTTTGCGGGGATGTCCAAAGGGATTCCTTTCGGCTTTAGTGGCAAAAGTGAGGTAAGTTGCGTTTCTTTCTATTATCAGGTAAGGTTCATTTAAGGCAACTCCTTGGATCGGCATTTTAGTAGAAAATCATGAATTAGCACATGAAACAAATGCATGCATTATTTGATGAGTAGTTAGGGCATTTTCATAATTTGGAATAATTATTACATTCAGGAAGTTGCTGTTCTAACAAACAAAATGGGTCACTTCTTAGTGCATTCCTGACTCGGTTTGTCTATCTTcaagacaaagacacaccagttgtactttttttttttttttttttgctctaagGATGTACTTTCAATTAAAGAAAGGCTTTCAAAAGTAAATGTGTGTCAAAGAAGGAAGAGAAATCATGACCTTTAGAGTCCATTTTATGAATCTTTTAGTTTTATAACTTCTAACATCACATCCTGAGCTTTTGTTTCCAATGTAAGACAACACCCCAGTAGTGTCTAGAACGGGTTGAGGCACCAGGACACATTATCTTTCTGCCGATCATACCTCGACTTTCTTCTCTCTGTATGATTCATCACTTTTGAACCAAAACTGGCAGGATGTATCCAATGTGTGTTGCCCTAAAGGGTCGTTTCCCTACCGACATGTACCTACAATAAGTCTACGGTATAACACAGGTCACCTCTTGCTTTGTCAAAGAGTACTGCAGCTATTGGAAAACTACATAAATACATTTAGGAGAGACAGACAAGTTtagatttttgatttttgttgagTAATATTGATTTTAGCACCCTAGAACTGCATAATTCAGTATATTAGTGTGTTAAGTTTGACTGCTTAGcctttaaaaatatgtaatcTCTAGTTTCTCGGCAATATAGCAAGGTGATTACAGCAAAAGATTTACTGAAGCTGAACCTAGCTGGTTCATAAGATTTCTGTTATATAAACTGTTATTAATGGGTTCTTTTGCCATCGTTCTGATTGATGTCCTCTGGTCATTTTAGTCCCCGGTGCAACAGCCCGGGTCCAACATCCTCTGTAGTCCCTGTGAGCCTCAAGATCTCTGAACCAATGGAGTCTTTCAGAAGAGGCATCCGGTAAATGCAGCACACCTTAATACCCCAGTCAGTTACCAGATAAAAAGTGCAGTTTAAGAAGTTTAGAAGAAATCAAGATGGCAGAAGGCTCCAGGTCGACTCCCCGTCTCAACATCCCACTCAAGAGGGCCAAAATCCCCAGTGACCAGAGTGTTTCAGACAACGTGGATAAAACGCAAGAACCCACAGCGCCAGTTTTCATCCGCAAACTCCGGAAAGCAGCTGTAGGAACAGGATGTGATATCCGACTGAGGGTATCGGTGTCCGGATGTCCAAAACCTTCCCTGACCTGGTACCACAACGACGAGCTCCTTCCTCCATCACAGGCCCAGGACTCAGGGGGGCTGTGGATACGGGACTGTCGAACCAGCGATGCTGGCTTGTATACCTGTGTGGCGACCAATGAGCTGGGAGAGGCAGACTGCAGCGCTGTCCTGGCAGTTATGGACCTTGGTGAAGGTAATCACAAGCAACTCATACTTAGATTCAACAAATTTGAAGGGATAACACTGGATTGTAAAGGTTCAGGTGTATTTTCTTCTCAGCTCTAAATGGTCTTCAAAAGGAGTTGCCactttgatatttttattactCCATTCATTGACAACAGCGTATTTCTACATGGAATCCTTAAATCTGTTCAAATATTGACATTCATGCTcgatgttttgtctttttaaattaatatttgttCTCATAAGATATAATCTTAGTCTCTGGAACCCCATTTAAACCGAACAACTGTTGATCGAATATTGGATTTTGAACATGAGTTGCTGCCCCCGTCTTTTATATCTGCAGAGCAGCAGTGGGAAAGGCTTAAAATTAGCTTGTGGTTGTAAATAGACTCCTCTGAGCTGCACAGCTGAACCTTtggctgtttgttgtgtttactgTACTGTGTAAGTTAGAATTTGGCGATGACAGTCTTGTTGCTTATAACTTACGGAAAATTGGGAAACTGTAAAGATTTAAACTGTCTACAACTACACATGGTTTAATAACATTGCCAGTCAGTCAGTTGTATCATCAATCTGAAAGCTTGCTGTTTGTGTATTGTGCAAATGACACACTAATATAATAATGTCATGAACAGCATGAAATGACTGCACAAGATATCGGCTGTAAGGTTTGAGCCTCTCCTGCTAGCCCAAGCTCTTGCTGTGATACTGATTTTATTGctattgttgaaaaaaaaaaacaaggcaaataTTATACCTAACTTGTCTATTATTGTTTGAGATAACGTTGTCTTGGAGAATCATCTCTGTTGAGTGTGGAACATGGTTTCCATTCTGGAGGAATGGAAAAAGTTAATCGAGCTCATGCTGAAAG
This portion of the Acanthochromis polyacanthus isolate Apoly-LR-REF ecotype Palm Island chromosome 22, KAUST_Apoly_ChrSc, whole genome shotgun sequence genome encodes:
- the LOC110968256 gene encoding striated muscle preferentially expressed protein kinase-like isoform X2, translated to MAEGSRSTPRLNIPLKRAKIPSDQSVSDNVDKTQEPTAPVFIRKLRKAAVGTGCDIRLRVSVSGCPKPSLTWYHNDELLPPSQAQDSGGLWIRDCRTSDAGLYTCVATNELGEADCSAVLAVMDLGEAKFSAPAESKAMTLRPQRMRPQNLRWKPKRGPGGTKTRLVGEDLQVREAG